The genome window CTGTGGTTGGCGCTCCTCTTGGTCCCGCGGAAACAGAACTATTACCATCTGCTCCGCGGTCACGCACGGATGGTTTCGTGGCATTCGGCTGGATTGATGCATCCCCCTCACATTCTAAGGATGTAAGAGCCTCTATTGCGCGATTGCTGCCATAGTTCGTTGAGCTCATTTGGCCCAGGAAGCGGATGTTGAGACGGTAAAGGTGCGTTGTCCGTTGCGACAGAGTGGCATCAGCCGAGTCGGCATTCAAAAGATGCACGAGAGATGAAGTTGCCAAGCTATGGACGGCGAATGGGGAAAGATTTTCCTAATTACAGTTCAGTATTCTAGATAGAATTTCATTCTGGGCCAATATTCGTATAACGTAGACCAAAAGAGGGCGGTGGAGTTGATTCGCTAAGTGGTACTTACCAATGGATAGAAGTTTCTATACGCATTAATTATGGATGTTATGCGAATGGCTGAAAAAGTTGCTGATTGGATATGTACCATTTCCGGGCCTTTCAATTCCTCCAAATCATGCAGTGACGGGGCTGTTTTGATGAAAGGACGATGAAGCATGATTTTCAAGTTGTGATATAGCAAGCTGGACATACATTAGCTCCTCATCACCCCTCGTTGTGGTCTCCTAGGATTGTATACTTGAATTGGTACACAGGTGGGCTCAGTTGCTTCGTAGCGGTGGCAGGGAGTCTGAGGTGACTCGGCAAGTTATTGTAGAATTCGGACATGGCGACATGAGTCTTTGtagctttctcttcctttttatGTATGCTTAGAGGAGATTCCAGTGCATGACTTGAGGCGTAGTTAGTAAAATCGACGAAAAAGGCCTCTCTGAGTCCGGCCGGGAAAATCCATGAGCACTGTCGATTTCTCGCAGTGATCACTTACATTTCGTCCAGAACAGGTGATACCATGTGCACTAGCTGACAGGCATATTGAAGATTTGACATACTGGAGAATGCCAATTCTGGATCTGACTTGTCAGATACCGACCATAGGCGATACTCGACACTGGGAAGGATTGGGACTGGTCCTGGACGCATGTCACCGTCGCGTAGAGCACTTGGCTGCCCAAGGATTTGGGATATGTGTCTATCGCAGTATTAGCTTGGAGTTCAGGCATAGCGTTGGAGATAATCAGACCTTTCCAGCAGCCAGACACCCCACCATGCAAGTGACCGGGCTTCTAGAACTTCTTGGGAGCCTTGTATCGATCCATCTATTGTAGGTGTTTCGACATGAAGTCCAAGAGTCAGAGAATGTCGAAAAGCAATCCCTAAGATGTGTGAGCCTTCAAATACTGATGTTAGTATATAGGCTTACCAATATACTGCGAAGCAGAGGACAGATTGTCGACTGCTAATTCTCTTAGAGCGATAATAGCTGCTGCCAGGACAATGTCCAGACTGGGATATTCTATTTGCGCGagtattttgctttttgcatGTTTAGCAAGAGCCTCGCCTGATGTTCTCCAGACACTGAGCTGTGCATCACTGGCATATTGGGAGTTGAAGACTAGCATTGCTGCCGATAAGGTTGGGGTGGCATAGATTTTGACTCCGCCGCTGGTCAAATCTTTCTGAAACAGAGGCTCATGGACTAGAACTGGCCAAGTATTTCTCCAGGTCCAAAAGTCGTCTAAAAGCTGGCTTTGTGCATCAGGAGAAAGTAAAAACAGCTCTTCTGATACTGACTCTACATTTTCCAAGATGCCCACCCCGCCAGAGCTTTGCTGTTGTTCGCCAAGCTCCCTAGAGTAGAACAGTCCGTACGCCCCCGAAATCCGGAACTCTCGCCTGAAGCCCGAAAAGCGATGTGATGCAGGCTCTAGACTAGCCGTATTCAAGATTTCCTCGTCACTGCCGAAGCCCAGGAACTCACCTTGTTCTGCACCATTGGGGGCTGCTGCGAGTTGATGTTCTAGGAAAGCAATCCTGGAGTGGAGTGCATGGATATAGCATTTGGTCGGAGGCCTAGGGTCCTTTCAGCGATGAGTTCAGCCAGAGTTTCCGTATCACCAACTTTCGCTTCTCAAGATGATATGTGTATCTACATTCGCGATCTTCTCTTTCACAGACTTGGCAAACGGGCTTCTGCCCATCACACTATACTCGGGGTCAGGGTCACAACCAGCTATCATATGTCTTCAGACTCACGCGacgttttttctttctacaTGGTACACAAGCAATAGAGACACGCTGTCTCTTTTGTGTAGCTGGCATTCTCAGAGCAGCGAGATGATGAGGTATTGTGTCGATGTCCATGACAGGATTGACTGAAAATGGACGACCCTGAGACTGTGGGCCCTGAGCGGGGTGGTTTGTCAGCAGCAAGAATGGGCCCGCTCAGTTACAGTTGAAGATCATTGTACCCTTGATTATAAATGACAGTCTGATGAACTACTATCTAGCCCACGTTCCTTTACTAGATACGTCATCAGCTTCGTCGAGGCTGACTATAGTCAACgcgcaaagaaaagaaatattgatTGGTGGCAAAAAAGGACATGAATAATTACTGACTTATTCCGTACGTGTGATCTACTAACATGCTATAACTGTTGCCTAAGGACTTTTTTCAGGTCGAAGACCCAGTAGGGCATTGTTTCTTCTAGACCAGGTGTATTCTTTATACCTTAACCCTGGACTGCTCCAATTGatgaataattaataaaaataacaacaataataatgaaaGGAGACTTGTGCATTTCATTCTCATTACGATATTTGTAAACTACCATAACGACTGTCATGCCTTTTATGCTTGATTGTCTCCGTCGTTCCGTGCATTCCATTCCCGGTCAAAGCGAGTAAGGGCTCTCTGCGCGGTTGGCACACAGTCAAGCGCTTTGATCGTAGTTCTCTCAGGACAGCTGACCATATACCATACCGCCTCAGCCAGATCCTCCGGTACGAGGGGTTCATACCCGTAGAAAAACTCATCCATCGCGTTCTGATCATACTTAACGCGCTGAAGATGAAAGTGACTGACCACGCAACCTGGTCGGAGGACTGAGACACGAATGTTGGATCCAGCTGTTTCCATCCGCAAACTGTTGGTAAATGCCTCAAGACAGGCTTTATTTGCGTGATATACAGCTTCCCCATCAAACGGAGGGCATTCAAGCCCGGTAACCGACGAGACGTTTATGATAGTGCCGCGTTTTCTGGACCACATACTCTGGTTCAGAACGCTGTGAGTCATGTACATCACTCCCGTAATATTCGTGCCATTCATTTGCTCTATCATCTCAATCGGTAGTTCCCAGAATCTCCCCGGTGCACCAAGAGCGAGCCCAGCCTTTGGCGAGGATCAGTTTTCACATCCCATATCTCGAGGCCCGAAAGGAAGCTTACATTGTTTATCAAAACCTCGATGTCTCCTAACGCGGATACAATAAGTTCCACAGCCGCGTTGACCTCCGCATGGCTTTGGATGTCAACGCTGTAGGCGCGAACCTTGATATTGGGGCATTTGCTTTCGATTCGAGCCTTCACAGCTTCTAGCTTCGGCTGATTCCGAGTCAGACTTTCCTGTGGAACCAACGTTAATGAGATACATACCCCGCTTCTTGCTAATAGAGCGACATTCATTCCATTCTCTGCTAGGGTCATAGCAATAGCTTCACCGATGCCCATGGAGGCGCCGGTCTTAGGATAGCATCATTagcaaagaaaggaaacTACGCGGAACAGAGGACTCACAATAACTGCCGTGCGACCTTTTAGGTACGACTCCATTTTTTTCGTGGTCGATTAATATGGAAGTTCACAATTTCTGTCCAAGAGATGTTACAGTCAGTACTGAGGTCTTGTGATAAATATACAAGGGGGGTCAATCGCATTTGGTGGGGTTGGCGGGTAATGCCTTTCCGAAGTGGAGAACTCCCGACTTGGCCAACTCTGGTTATGATATCAGCGTAGATTTAGGCTGAGTATATACTTAATTTCAAGGGCTCAAAGACGTATAAACCAACCTTCGTTTGTAATTACGTTTTGACCTTCGCAAATATTGGAATCTTATACTGTTGACACCAGAGTTCCTTTTTACAACAGAAACTGAACCGCAACATGGCAAATATCAGATCATTTACTGTAAGTTATTTCATGGCTGGCGTGGTGAATCATACTGAGCACATAAATATTCAAGGTCCATATTTCCGACACTCTCcttgaggaagttgaaacGAAGCTCAGGGTCGCCCGTCTCGATGAGCGCATGGGTGAAGTGGAATGGAACGACCTAGAGACTGGGCATGCCGAATTCAAGCAACTTGTAGAATTCTGGCGGGATGAGTATGACTGTAGAAAATTCGAAGGTTTCCTGAATACGTTTCATCATTACAAGACGGCGATACAAGTTCCTGGTTTTGAGGCATTGGACATTCATTTTCTGCATCACCCATCGTCACGGGCGGATGCAATTCCTTTACTGTTCATTCATGGATGGTATAGTAGCATACTCCTTGATTTCATTCAACGTGCTAATGTGGACGTATTAGGCCAGGGTCCTTTCTGGAATCACTGAAGATCATACCATTGCTCACGGAGCCCCCAGAAGGACAGCAGGCGTTCCACGTCGTTGCACCATCTTTACCCTGATATGGTTTCAGCGACTTTTCTCGGCAGAGCGGGTTTGGTTTGGAGCAATATGCCGATTGCTTTGCTCGACTAATGGCGACACTACGTTACGATAAGTTTGTTTGTCAGGTAAGCTCTGATGTTTCTTAATCGTTTCACCGCCACTGGACTAAGGGATCGTTTAGGGTGGCGACTGGGGTTCGTCTATTGTTCGATACATGGCATTGGGCCATCCAGAGATGGTGCTGGGGATCCATATAAACATGTTCCTAGCACTTCCGCCCAGTCCAGAAAGCTCGACTGAGAAGTTCCAGCGGTACCAGAGGATGGATTATGATACGCAAGAGCTAGAGAACTTGGAGAGGACAAGATGGTTTGCGCATAATGAAGTGAGTGGTACTAAGCAGATGACTAACTGCTCTTTGCATCTGACTGAAGCCATCCACAGCGCGGGTATCAGCGGGTTCAAGAGACAAAGAACGTGACGCTTGGTTACGCATTACATGACTCCCCCGTCGGTATGCTGGCTTGGCTAGTGGGCAAACTGAAGGCATGGACCCACGACTACCCTTGGACAAAAGAAGAACTCATTCATTGGACATTCATACACTATCAGGGAAGTCCGAGTGCAGCAATGCAGATTTACaaagaggcagaggcagttTTGAATGAAGACAGAAACAGTATGCTAGGCAGATATATATCCCAGCCTGTGGGTTGTTCAGTTTTTCCAAAGGAGGTACGTCGGCTGCTTTTGAAGTTCCGTGACATGGACTGAGAGTTCATTCATTGTAATAGCTGTGGTTATACCCCCGCGACTGGATGGGCGAGACTTGCAACATTCAATTTTGGAAGCAACATAGATCTGGGGGACATTTTATTGCGTGGGAACGACCAGAGGTATTGGTGGCGGATGTTGCAGAATTCTTCGACAAGGAAGGACCGGTATTTAAGAACGGTGGAAGCCATGGTGGAGGGAATATGACGGTTTCAATAGAGCAAGCAGGTGGCCACAACACTCGGGCGGATGATGGAATAAGATGAGTGCCTCATGACGTATTCTGCTCTACAATTTTGGATACGGCTTTGTCGTGCCCCTCTACCGTATGCGCAGGGTATAGGACACACAACCTGCACAAACTATGACCTCGAATATGTGGAATTGAGATGCCGGACGGGGACTGTCAATTGTATATCTACAATCCACGTCAAGTAGCATGGGTTCTCCCAAAATGGCACCTATCTCCTCCATTAGTCCTCACTCATTCGAAAAGCCGAGGTGTGGTTATAGAGACCGATATACTACCGAGCACTACTGCCGGTCTACCCGCAAAGCATTGTTAGTAGAGTGCTACTCGAGCATTTGACTCATGTGGCAAGTTGACTAGTCGAAGTATTACAAATCCTAGGTGGAATGTTGGGAGGCCCTCGttccgagaagaaggagaactTAGTGGCCCTAAGCATGAAAAGATTTCTGAGGGCTCATGTGATGTGCGTTGATAATTAGTACCCTAGATATATGTAGATCGAACATTGAGCTTACTACGATAGGTATGAAACGTAGGATGAGACTGTAGT of Aspergillus luchuensis IFO 4308 DNA, chromosome 7, nearly complete sequence contains these proteins:
- a CDS encoding uncharacterized protein (COG:S;~EggNog:ENOG410PQHJ;~InterPro:IPR036864,IPR007219,IPR001138;~PFAM:PF00172,PF04082;~go_function: GO:0000981 - DNA-binding transcription factor activity, RNA polymerase II-specific [Evidence IEA];~go_function: GO:0003677 - DNA binding [Evidence IEA];~go_function: GO:0008270 - zinc ion binding [Evidence IEA];~go_process: GO:0006351 - transcription, DNA-templated [Evidence IEA];~go_process: GO:0006355 - regulation of transcription, DNA-templated [Evidence IEA]), yielding MDIDTIPHHLAALRMPATQKRQRVSIACVPCRKKKRRCDGQKPVCQVCEREDRECRYTYHLEKRKPPTKCYIHALHSRIAFLEHQLAAAPNGAEQGEFLGFGSDEEILNTASLEPASHRFSGFRREFRISGAYGLFYSRELGEQQQSSGGVGILENVESVSEELFLLSPDAQSQLLDDFWTWRNTWPVLVHEPLFQKDLTSGGVKIYATPTLSAAMLVFNSQYASDAQLSVWRTSGEALAKHAKSKILAQIEYPSLDIVLAAAIIALRELAVDNLSSASQYIGIAFRHSLTLGLHVETPTIDGSIQGSQEVLEARSLAWWGVWLLERHISQILGQPSALRDGDMRPGPVPILPSVEYRLWSVSDKSDPELAFSSMSNLQYACQLVHMVSPVLDEIHALESPLSIHKKEEKATKTHVAMSEFYNNLPSHLRLPATATKQLSPPVYQFNLLYHNLKIMLHRPFIKTAPSLHDLEELKGPEMVHIQSATFSAIRITSIINAYRNFYPLENLSPFAVHSLATSSLVHLLNADSADATLSQRTTHLYRLNIRFLGQMSSTNYGSNRAIEALTSLECEGDASIQPNATKPSVRDRGADGNSSVSAGPRGAPTTALESMNIFGHIDSMENAFDWFQLPLNEQLVFDDVIESTLWEDVCESHDPMGGLPPLHGSL
- a CDS encoding SDR family oxidoreductase (COG:Q;~EggNog:ENOG410QED1;~InterPro:IPR036291,IPR002347;~PFAM:PF08659,PF00106,PF13561;~go_process: GO:0055114 - oxidation-reduction process [Evidence IEA]): MGIGEAIAMTLAENGMNVALLARSGPKLEAVKARIESKCPNIKVRAYSVDIQSHAEVNAAVELIVSALGDIEVLINNAGLALGAPGRFWELPIEMIEQMNGTNITGVMYMTHSVLNQSMWSRKRGTIINVSSVTGLECPPFDGEAVYHANKACLEAFTNSLRMETAGSNIRVSVLRPGCVVSHFHLQRVKYDQNAMDEFFYGYEPLVPEDLAEAVWYMVSCPERTTIKALDCVPTAQRALTRFDREWNARNDGDNQA
- a CDS encoding epoxide hydrolase family protein (COG:S;~EggNog:ENOG410PUJM;~InterPro:IPR010497,IPR029058;~MEROPS:MER0000432;~PFAM:PF06441); protein product: MANIRSFTVHISDTLLEEVETKLRVARLDERMGEVEWNDLETGHAEFKQLVEFWRDEYDCRKFEGFLNTFHHYKTAIQVPGFEALDIHFLHHPSSRADAIPLLFIHGWPGSFLESLKIIPLLTEPPEGQQAFHVVAPSLP
- a CDS encoding uncharacterized protein (COG:S;~EggNog:ENOG410PUJM;~InterPro:IPR029058;~MEROPS:MER0000432) produces the protein MALGHPEMVLGIHINMFLALPPSPESSTEKFQRYQRMDYDTQELENLERTRWFAHNERGYQRVQETKNVTLGYALHDSPVGMLAWLVGKLKAWTHDYPWTKEELIHWTFIHYQGSPSAAMQIYKEAEAVLNEDRNSMLGRYISQPVGCSVFPKELWLYPRDWMGETCNIQFWKQHRSGGHFIAWERPEVLVADVAEFFDKEGPSKQVATTLGRMME